The nucleotide window ATCTAATCGTTGGCCGTTCTACTCGTTTGCTCTTTGATACCTTACAATGTTCTTTTCTGATGAATTTGTTTTTACGGTCTTGATAACAAGTGGTTCTAGAGGGAAAAACTGTTTAAGAAGAGTGTTATACACTCCATTAAATGTTTTTGATTATAAAAGTAACTATTGTATAATCTGATTTCTTTTCaatatcataaatattttaCCTTTGGTTATATATTTTAACcattgtttctttaatagtactccaagggaacccattttttttttatctgagATGTTCTGATATATCAATTTGAGTTTAATAACTGCCAGTGTCAAATGTTTACACTGTTAACAAATCACAACGTATGTGTGACTTTAGAAGTAATTCTGATTAAGtcaaatatttgtaattatcCGACGGTTGTAACTGATTGACAGTGTAAAAAATCTTTACACCGGAAGTGTATAGGATTATAACCTATCAATTTCGTACATTCATGGTATCGGATTGCTCATTGgttgattattttctttctaattgCAGACTGTGTATGATCATGACACTTTTAGCAAAGATGACAAAATGGGAGATGCAGTATTTGACGCCTCGACCTTCATAGAAGCCCTGAGGATGAATGTAACCGGCCTTGCAAACGGCACCGTACTCAAGCGGATACCACCAAGCAAACACAACTGCCTTGCCGAGGAGAGCTGTATCTATTATAGCAATGGCAAAATTATCCAAGATATGATCCTTAGATTGCAAAATGTGGAATGTGGTGAAGTTGAAATCACTTTGCACTGGATTGATCTTCCTGGTTCTAAAGGTTTATAATCTTATGAGATGTTTGTTTATCAACAACTTCGTATACTTATATTTATGTCCAGTTTGTTGTAATGTAATGTATTTAGTACAGTTGggatatttcatttttcatgtttagaaatccattttcttgtttttttttttccttcacatgTTATTGAACTGAATTTTTCCAATTTGGATGAAACTTAGGTTTTGTGCTACAAGCATGGTTCCTACTGTTTTGAAAGGGTGTGAAAAAATACATTGGTATTTGTTACAAATGATTTACAAAGAATGCATAAAAATAGGATATTAACCAATCAAATTTTGGCTCATCATACATGATGGATAAACGAGTGAAaatcatgtgcaaattttaCATGTTGTCTCATAGGATTCTTTTGAACTTTTCTTGtaactataaatatataattttttttttttggatgacaAAGAAGGCTTCTGCCTGAAACTATAAGTATCTTTCATTAActcttaaatttaatattttcaaattatccTTACAATGCACATTAAAAGATAATGTAAAACTTTTCTTTCAAATCGAAGTAACTTTGATCAAACAACTCATTTATAAAACTTTTCTTTCAAATCGAAGTAACTTCGTATACAACTATGAAAGATcaatcatttcattaaaaaaatcatttaagaagttaatttatccaaaaacatgattttttttataagcattgTTGAATTCTCATCATAAAATCTTGAGATATACGTATGAAAGTTACACATGAATCGAAGATGAGTGGGCAACAAACTGTatcgtttaattttttttgacgataaaatcaatcaacatcaattgattatcaaccaattctCAACCGAAATGTTAAAAGATCAAAACATCAATTTATATCACACCATGTTTAACAACTACTCTCTCGGTCTCAAGTTAACTCACACAGTTTATTCACATAAcataatttgattatatttttctacaaatatataaaaacaaatgatAACAAATGTTgaatttcaaaatatcaacttataatttttttttgctaactTAGTGAGAAAAATTGTACATTAGCATGTATCAAACAACCAATGATGTAGGTTAATTTAAGATCAGGCGTAATATGAAATcagatataatattttatttatagggGGCGTTTGTTTCAGAGATAAAAAACACATTCTTGGGAATAGAGGTTGGGAAAGAAAAATACCTACGTTTGGTagaaaggaacaaaaataatatgCCTAAGAATAATTAATGTCCAGGAATCTACTTACCTTACATTCTAGTCATTTTTATTCCCATGAAAAAGGGATGGGAAAATTATATTCCCAGGAAAAGAGTGCCCacattcttgattttttttattttttattttcatttaaagcTAAACAAATTATCCTTACAGCCAACCACGttcttgatttttgttttttgaaagaagcCAACCACGTTCTTGATAAAAACTCATAAATATGCCCATTTTACTATTGTGTTCCCACGTTgtaaaaattaacataacagtttccattttttttagttttttagtaaTAAGTCATAAGGTCTATCAATGTAACCACCCACTTCTTTGAAAAGA belongs to Medicago truncatula cultivar Jemalong A17 chromosome 6, MtrunA17r5.0-ANR, whole genome shotgun sequence and includes:
- the LOC11415047 gene encoding protein C2-DOMAIN ABA-RELATED 3; translation: MEESPSTSRKSLMENLLGLLRVRVKRGVNLAVRDVRSSDPYVVIKMYNQKLKTHVKKKNVNPEWNEDLTLSVIDPNHPVTLTVYDHDTFSKDDKMGDAVFDASTFIEALRMNVTGLANGTVLKRIPPSKHNCLAEESCIYYSNGKIIQDMILRLQNVECGEVEITLHWIDLPGSKGL